One Candidatus Hydrogenedentota bacterium DNA window includes the following coding sequences:
- a CDS encoding NPCBM/NEW2 domain-containing protein, with amino-acid sequence MRIILVTSICLAVVFAMSSPATAQSEQQEAAADMKPLMDYMVYHTQGWGVLGIDCAAHAPDKEAEPLRIGDQTYNRGLGDHAPSETVFFLAGQFLTFEVQCGVQLQTQDLGTVVFKVFVDDQEVFNSGVMRQTNPPQQVRVPVKDASELRLVTENAGDGIVCDMANWVNPALAPNPDARAYAKTAAVDVAPFACVAAWDPARVEGTKAARVQPIPQDDLFVRTELARDPQGAYEAKVYPDGRACIGLEWLERRHIKRLALEFAEAAVTIDGAEVQYWSMTRRGGSPGGSRWQGQWKPLAGAQTLEGNLWIADPDWSGTPEAQSGTLKVRWILPSGGRPVRVQALHAYTASRWLEKGLIIETRGAQTQNGALEMYNGELVGQGDPHRIAFSLGEVFPLEVRCSAARRWQLADRTVLRFSLPAGAFGVAVDDVLDKGAVYVEHAGLLVCDAAKPQTIDAYLASIAGKQTLLERVREFPDQTSAQAMRYVHRLDADLGPTMLSLACDNRKFIVEREGGIQFDDRPEVYNHIETMYNKPYACRMTPAFGTGQSQNVSRQPERDWMPVPVLTVTQGALLYRQRTFVAPFGKAEAPAEAPWYLQYRPLGVADFTATNHGAASAEAALSLQFTADAESGTPAEVRIEGKTALVEKNGKLLAVIQFSDVEGLDAQPGNGVLRVTGPIPAKEQRGFTVYFPRWEGAQAADLDDAPNPDLLVAGTEAYWKRIMDEAMPVNVPDNLFDKLIPASQMHCLLAARNEDGVRIAPWVSSWYYGPLESEGNSVVRGMMAMGHLDFARRALEYYIARYNEAGFLTTGYTVMGTGWHLWTLGEYYQLTRDPEWMRAQAPRVEKVCRWIMSERRKTMHTDAQGNKVPEYGLMPPGVGADWEVYAYYFYLNGYYCAGLRSAAAAMADAGWPGAQEMLEDAAAYEEDIRRAYAWVQSKAPVFPLRDGTWVPEYPTQVYAPCPVENLYVGEDGGRSWCYDIELGAHHMVPFGIIDPESPQADWMINHMEDVQFLRPGWFYYEDEQANEADWFNLGGFAKVQPYYARTGEVHALRDDVKPFIRTYFNSVMTLLNREDLSLWEHFMNGAYNKTHETGYFVHQTRLMFVQERGEELWLAPFVTNNWLREGMQVAVRHAPTVFGPVDYTIISHVADGHVDAEIVPPQRQIPSAVVIRLRHPEGKAIQSADVSGAKEYTIDPARECIRIVPDTGPIRVRAHY; translated from the coding sequence ATGAGAATCATTCTGGTCACCTCGATTTGCCTGGCGGTCGTGTTTGCGATGTCGAGTCCGGCAACTGCACAATCCGAGCAACAGGAGGCGGCAGCGGATATGAAACCCTTGATGGATTACATGGTGTACCACACGCAGGGCTGGGGGGTTCTGGGAATCGATTGTGCCGCGCACGCGCCAGACAAGGAAGCCGAGCCGCTGCGTATCGGGGACCAGACCTACAACAGGGGCCTGGGCGACCACGCCCCTTCTGAGACGGTCTTCTTTCTTGCGGGACAATTCCTGACCTTCGAGGTGCAGTGCGGCGTACAACTCCAAACGCAGGATCTCGGCACAGTTGTCTTCAAGGTTTTTGTGGATGACCAGGAGGTGTTCAACAGCGGCGTGATGCGCCAGACCAACCCTCCCCAACAGGTGCGCGTGCCGGTCAAAGACGCCTCGGAATTGCGTCTGGTAACCGAGAACGCGGGCGACGGCATCGTCTGCGACATGGCGAATTGGGTTAATCCGGCGCTCGCGCCCAACCCGGACGCGCGCGCGTATGCCAAGACGGCCGCGGTTGACGTCGCGCCCTTTGCGTGCGTCGCGGCATGGGACCCGGCCCGCGTCGAGGGAACCAAGGCCGCCCGCGTCCAGCCGATCCCCCAGGACGACCTGTTTGTGCGAACCGAACTCGCGCGTGATCCGCAAGGTGCGTACGAAGCCAAGGTCTATCCGGACGGCCGGGCGTGCATCGGGCTCGAGTGGCTCGAGCGCCGCCACATCAAGCGTCTCGCGCTCGAGTTCGCCGAAGCTGCCGTAACCATCGACGGGGCGGAGGTCCAGTACTGGTCGATGACCCGCCGTGGCGGCTCGCCCGGAGGATCGCGCTGGCAGGGCCAATGGAAGCCCCTCGCGGGGGCGCAAACCCTTGAGGGCAACCTCTGGATTGCCGACCCCGACTGGAGCGGCACTCCCGAGGCGCAATCCGGTACGCTTAAGGTGCGGTGGATATTGCCGTCCGGCGGCAGACCGGTCCGCGTACAAGCCCTGCATGCCTATACCGCTTCGCGATGGCTCGAGAAAGGGCTCATCATCGAGACGCGAGGCGCGCAGACACAAAACGGCGCCCTCGAAATGTACAACGGCGAGCTCGTCGGACAGGGCGACCCTCACCGCATCGCGTTTAGCCTTGGCGAGGTGTTCCCGCTTGAAGTCCGCTGTTCGGCCGCGCGGCGCTGGCAGTTGGCCGACCGCACGGTCCTGCGATTCAGCCTGCCTGCCGGCGCGTTCGGCGTCGCCGTGGACGATGTGCTTGACAAGGGCGCCGTGTACGTCGAGCATGCGGGCCTTCTCGTGTGCGATGCGGCCAAACCCCAGACCATCGACGCTTACCTGGCGTCCATCGCCGGTAAGCAAACCCTTCTCGAACGCGTCCGCGAGTTTCCCGACCAGACATCCGCCCAAGCCATGCGTTATGTCCACCGTCTCGACGCCGACCTCGGCCCGACGATGCTGTCCCTGGCATGCGATAATCGGAAGTTCATCGTCGAACGCGAGGGCGGCATCCAGTTCGATGACCGCCCCGAGGTCTACAATCATATCGAGACCATGTACAACAAGCCTTACGCTTGCCGCATGACGCCGGCTTTCGGTACCGGACAGTCACAGAACGTAAGCCGCCAGCCCGAGCGCGATTGGATGCCGGTTCCCGTGCTGACAGTTACCCAGGGCGCGCTCCTGTACCGCCAGCGCACGTTCGTCGCGCCTTTCGGCAAGGCCGAGGCCCCCGCCGAAGCGCCTTGGTATCTACAGTATCGTCCCCTTGGAGTGGCCGACTTCACCGCGACCAATCACGGTGCTGCCTCTGCCGAGGCGGCCCTCAGCCTCCAATTCACGGCGGACGCCGAATCCGGAACGCCCGCCGAAGTGCGCATCGAGGGCAAAACTGCATTGGTCGAGAAGAACGGCAAACTGCTGGCGGTCATTCAATTCAGCGATGTGGAAGGACTCGATGCCCAGCCCGGAAATGGTGTGCTGCGGGTGACCGGCCCCATCCCTGCTAAAGAACAGCGCGGTTTCACGGTCTATTTTCCCCGTTGGGAAGGCGCTCAGGCGGCGGACCTCGATGATGCGCCCAATCCTGACCTGCTTGTCGCCGGTACGGAAGCGTACTGGAAACGCATCATGGACGAGGCCATGCCGGTCAATGTGCCCGATAACCTGTTCGACAAGCTCATCCCCGCGTCGCAGATGCATTGTCTGCTCGCGGCGCGCAATGAGGACGGCGTGCGAATCGCCCCGTGGGTCTCGTCCTGGTACTACGGCCCGCTCGAAAGCGAGGGCAACTCGGTGGTCCGCGGCATGATGGCCATGGGCCATCTCGACTTTGCGCGACGAGCCCTCGAGTACTATATCGCCCGTTACAACGAAGCTGGGTTTCTCACCACCGGATACACGGTCATGGGAACGGGCTGGCATCTGTGGACCCTTGGCGAGTACTACCAGCTTACCCGCGACCCCGAGTGGATGCGGGCCCAGGCCCCCAGGGTCGAGAAAGTCTGCCGCTGGATCATGAGCGAGCGGCGGAAGACCATGCACACGGATGCTCAGGGTAACAAAGTGCCCGAATATGGATTGATGCCCCCCGGCGTAGGCGCCGACTGGGAAGTCTACGCCTATTACTTCTATCTGAACGGGTACTACTGCGCAGGACTGCGTTCTGCGGCAGCGGCCATGGCGGATGCCGGCTGGCCCGGCGCGCAGGAAATGCTCGAGGACGCCGCCGCCTACGAAGAGGATATCCGCCGGGCATACGCCTGGGTGCAGAGCAAGGCGCCGGTATTCCCATTGCGCGACGGAACGTGGGTCCCTGAATATCCGACGCAAGTCTATGCGCCGTGCCCCGTCGAGAACCTCTACGTGGGCGAAGACGGCGGCCGAAGCTGGTGCTACGACATCGAGCTTGGCGCGCACCACATGGTTCCGTTCGGGATCATCGACCCGGAAAGTCCACAGGCGGACTGGATGATCAACCACATGGAAGACGTACAATTCCTGCGGCCCGGCTGGTTTTACTACGAAGATGAGCAGGCCAACGAGGCGGACTGGTTCAACCTCGGCGGCTTTGCCAAGGTTCAGCCGTATTATGCCCGCACCGGCGAAGTCCACGCCTTGCGCGATGACGTCAAGCCATTCATCCGCACCTACTTCAACAGCGTCATGACCCTGCTTAATCGCGAAGACCTGTCGTTGTGGGAGCATTTCATGAACGGGGCATACAACAAGACTCATGAAACAGGGTATTTCGTGCACCAGACGCGTCTGATGTTCGTGCAGGAGCGCGGAGAGGAGTTATGGCTGGCGCCGTTCGTCACGAACAACTGGTTGCGCGAAGGCATGCAGGTAGCCGTGCGACACGCGCCAACCGTATTCGGCCCCGTCGATTACACCATCATCTCGCATGTGGCGGACGGACATGTCGACGCAGAAATCGTGCCGCCGCAACGACAGATACCCAGCGCCGTGGTAATACGGCTGCGCCATCCCGAGGGCAAGGCGATTCAATCGGCCGACGTGAGCGGCGCAAAAGAGTACACTATTGATCCTGCCAGGGAATGCATCCGCATCGTGCCTGACACGGGCCCCATTCGTGTTCGTGC
- a CDS encoding helix-turn-helix domain-containing protein produces the protein MKNSALDVKTLGAKLRKLRESSGYSLRELSARSGIAVSFLSKVETGKASPTIMSLQRILEALNAEVTEFFRDESSEVSADAILFPREKMHVLEEEDRTWVYAFPSHPSVEIDLSYEEYQPHTGLEELERHPMDVCGLVLEGELTIEIPGHATYRARKGDGFYLKAGTPHISRNESGKVLRLVVAKPTRWARSGVSPASSGKPGRKRR, from the coding sequence ATGAAGAACAGCGCATTGGATGTCAAGACGTTGGGCGCGAAGTTGCGCAAGTTGCGCGAATCTTCGGGCTATTCCTTGCGTGAACTGTCAGCACGCTCGGGGATCGCGGTGAGTTTCCTGTCGAAGGTCGAAACGGGGAAAGCATCCCCGACGATTATGAGCCTGCAGCGGATTCTCGAGGCGCTGAACGCGGAAGTAACGGAATTTTTCCGCGACGAGTCCAGCGAGGTTTCGGCGGACGCGATCCTTTTTCCGAGGGAGAAAATGCATGTGCTCGAGGAGGAAGACCGGACCTGGGTGTATGCGTTTCCGAGTCATCCGTCGGTCGAGATCGATTTGAGTTATGAGGAGTACCAACCGCATACGGGACTCGAGGAACTGGAGCGCCATCCCATGGACGTGTGCGGCCTTGTGCTAGAGGGAGAATTGACCATAGAGATTCCCGGACACGCGACCTACCGCGCGAGGAAGGGGGACGGCTTCTATCTCAAGGCAGGCACGCCGCACATCTCGCGCAACGAGAGCGGCAAGGTGTTGCGCCTCGTCGTTGCGAAACCGACCCGGTGGGCGCGTTCCGGCGTGTCACCGGCAAGCTCAGGGAAGCCGGGTCGAAAACGGCGGTAA
- a CDS encoding twin-arginine translocation signal domain-containing protein: MGSFPSSRREFLQMSAVAAATTAAGPENSPPTAAANDGTVRDRLWIWAHAPGAHNKEWNLPSPSRMTPAEGAFYLGVPNLLMIRYQGEPSMPFEPYAISFRPLKRVVWSLTGASAETSEEERKHVLDLARRFPNIVGFVMDDFFQSNGRGALAPEQLRELRSQLTIDSVRRDLYVVVYQQQIELPIQSHLEYCDKITFWTWKSEELQSLERSFERLERVAPKQGKLLGCYLWDYGNRAPMPLDSMKKQCTLGREWMRQGRIEGMIFLASNVCDIELETVEFTRQWIAAVGDKTV; encoded by the coding sequence ATGGGTTCATTTCCATCAAGCCGGAGGGAATTCCTCCAAATGAGCGCCGTTGCGGCAGCCACGACGGCAGCCGGCCCCGAGAATTCCCCGCCCACTGCCGCCGCGAACGATGGAACGGTGCGGGACAGACTCTGGATCTGGGCGCATGCACCGGGCGCCCATAACAAGGAGTGGAACCTCCCGAGTCCATCCCGCATGACGCCCGCGGAAGGCGCGTTCTATCTCGGCGTACCCAACCTCCTCATGATCCGATACCAAGGCGAGCCGTCCATGCCCTTCGAGCCCTACGCCATATCTTTCCGGCCATTGAAACGCGTGGTTTGGTCGCTGACGGGCGCAAGTGCCGAAACCAGTGAAGAGGAACGAAAGCATGTGCTCGATTTGGCGCGCCGGTTTCCCAACATCGTTGGGTTCGTCATGGACGACTTCTTCCAGAGCAATGGCCGAGGCGCCCTCGCCCCTGAACAGCTTCGCGAACTCCGTTCCCAGCTCACCATCGATTCCGTCAGGCGCGACCTCTATGTGGTGGTCTATCAACAGCAGATAGAGCTTCCAATCCAGTCGCACCTGGAGTATTGCGACAAGATAACCTTCTGGACATGGAAATCGGAAGAGCTTCAATCACTCGAGCGCAGTTTCGAACGGCTCGAGCGCGTTGCGCCGAAACAGGGCAAGCTTCTCGGCTGTTATCTTTGGGATTACGGCAATCGTGCGCCGATGCCGCTCGACTCGATGAAGAAGCAATGCACACTCGGACGAGAATGGATGCGCCAGGGCCGCATCGAGGGCATGATCTTTCTCGCAAGCAACGTGTGCGATATCGAGCTGGAAACGGTCGAGTTCACACGGCAGTGGATTGCGGCCGTGGGAGACAAGACCGTGTAG